attttaatttcagttagaTTAGCTTCAAGACATAAACAcctgcatttttaaacacagaCCCTTCCTCCTGTGAAGTGATTATCTGTCCACTGCCTGGTATTTAAATTTTAGCAGAACTCAGCTAATTTCCAAAGCACAATgaaatggagcaggaagtgcatttAGAGAACCAGAACTACCCAGGTGGCTCAGTGAAAAGAGCTGATTGAATAAGGTTTAGAGACTGGGATGACTGGTAAAAAAATCTTTGTCCTCAGACTTAACATCCATAGAGGAATATTAGATCAAACAATATTAGATCAAACAATTACACAAGAGCGTGGACaacctctgtaactgctggGCTGAGCTGTTCAATCCAATATTTTATGGAGCTTAACAGTACCACGCACTCTGGAGTCTACacctggttctggaagtaaattttccattcatttttgttAAAAGATCAAGGGTTCAAAGACATTACAGAGTATGACCAGCTATATGCTAACTAACATCCATAACAAGcacaagcacatttaaaatgcaaattcagtgaaatgttttaataacttaaggtttataaagtttcagaaatagaTTTTACATCAAATTGTAGCTCTCGTGGTCATTACCggtagttaccacatagctgattatGCCTGAGCTTTTAAACTTTTAGTGGCATTTTTTTTTGGGaatgtctatgggaaaaattagAAATTAACTTCTGGAGTCAGGGGGTGGGTGGTCACTGTTAAGCTCCATATCCTACATTACTGATACAAAGCGGTTTTCAAGCTGTCCAGAAAAAGGGTGCATTGTTGACTTTGTACACAAAACAGGCTGCTTAATATGTTTTAACAGCAAGATTTTCTCACTGAAATTAATGGAATTCACTCTTAATCAGAAATCAGACTCAGAAGGGAAACTGGGTATGGCTGAACAAATGAACAGAGTACTTTTGTGTGGACACTGTCTCCAGGGAGGAATTGGCTTTAGTTTGCTAAATGGCAAACAGGAAATTCACTGGGGTGTGAAattctaattacatttttgggaTTTTGCTGTTGTTTATAGACTGTGTAGCAGCAGGGACAATTGTTTTTCCATTGATTtggatttgaactttttttttttcctcccacaGCGTGAATGCATCTCTGTGCACGTGGGCCAGGCCGGTTCTCAGATTGGCAATGCATGCTGGGAGTTGTATTGTCTGGAGCATGGCATCCAGCCTGACGGTCAGATGCCCAGTGACAAGACAATCGGAGGAGGAGACGACTCGTTCAATACGTTTTTCAGTGAGACGGGAGCGGGGAAACATGTGCCCAGAGCTGTGTTTGTGGACCTGGAACCAACTGTCATAGGTGAGAAGTGGAATTTATACATTCACTGCACAAAAACTCTGAGCTGTTGTCAGGTCTTTGCCAGTCATGCCATTTCAGTctgccgtgattgacaggtggattatccAGTCAGGGGACACGCAAGGTcagtccgtatcaaaacaactatgactgcttacgaggaaaaagtaaatggaaaaaataacacattttgcacatAACAGCCCTCTGTGTAAAAAAGAGatgtcattctggatttgccagggaAGTGAATTCCAAAACATCTTCTAGCAACTGAAACATTGTTCTTTCAGATTGAAAAGTGACTTCGTTTAATACGTCTGTAAAAAGCCATGGAAAAATCAGTTCCATAGATAGCTGGCAGTATGTCGTTGACTGTCTTATGTGGCAAAAATTGATATGTTACTCATCCAGTACCAGTTTCTTCAGTAATgctacttggatgagtggcaaaaCTGTGTGCAATTGGCAGAACTCAACCCTTTTTTATAATCTGCTGCTTCTCCAAAATGCCTATCCTTTCACAATTTTTCTACACCTCAATGGTAACAGCAACTTGGCAGTCCCTTTTCAATCTAGCTGTGATGGGATTGTTAACTAGTGATGTCTGGGTCCAACCAGCAATGTCACAGATCATTTTAGCTTTGCTTTccatcaaacaagagacaactgcttttcaaaaatgtatatgtttaaCGTCTGTGAAATCCCTCATattccaggtttgatccatagcaaaagattaagtttaaatctgtcaactggacaaattgttgtagcagtgaagatgtttcactgctcgtccacttcttcagttctggtcagattgctggtggacactgccttatatctatttgaagggagaggctaactacactgaaactggaccCCAattgctgtacatctccatctcaaagatgctaaccactcctttgaagatagtgaggttcagattttagccagagaaaagaaatggtttgagagaggagacaaagaagcaattttttttaggaaagaaaatcctttcttaaacaggaatggaggcctgagaaataatctctcacagatctatgattccatcttcagacccaaagcaaacaaaaagaaacaagagaACAATATGAGGAAATTAAaagttgaatagggtcgttaaggctgaaactggagacaatagctgtttacagtttcaatgtgtagctcctcccttcagatagatataaggcagtggccaccagcaatctgaccagaactgaagaagtggcttggacgaggagcaaaatgtcttcactcccacagcaatttgtccagttgacagatttaaacttcatcttttgctatgtatatgtgataaataaaaaatatataaaaaatatatatgtgtaaatAATGCAGCCTAGTGATAATTATAACCATAAAATAGTATTACCAGTGTATCTCACTAACTGCTGGTCACCACTAACGTTAGCTTAGCCTAGCCTAGGTTCTTACCTCAACCTTGTAGCGACTGCCTTTTTAACGTGAGATGTGTAGTTGTTAAAAAAGAGtaaattgtaaatatgtatgttttCAATCAGATGATGCATCACACTTCCCAATCCTACTGCACTACACttacagtatttttaaactgttaaactgttaatctgtgGTTCCACTTATCTGACAGATGAGGTGCGCACTGGGACGTACCGGCAGCTGTTCCACCCTGAGCAACTCATAACGGGGAAAGAGGATGCAGCGAATAACTACGCCCGCGGACACTACACCATCGGCAAAGAGATCATTGACCTGGTTTTGGACCGCATCCGGAAACTGGTCAGTCACTTTCACCAGTGTGGGAGACAAATGTGGTGTCAAGTTCTCACCTAAAATGTGTCTAACAGTGAACAAGCAATCTTCTTTGTAATAAATTGCCAATCCTTCCAATACCTTTCTGTAGTCATTAAGCCCAATTGGCTGTTTGGATTCTAGGGTTATTCCATAAAGAACCGTATTTTTGAACATATACTTGCGTTTTTATAAACCTCCAGCCATACCAACTTCCCACTTTCCACTCAGTGCTTGGATATTCTAGATATTCAGATGAGACTTTGTCAAGTTGTATATTGGATAGTGAGTGTCATGCTTCTTTTTTTGATACCGCAATGAGTTTCTCCACCAGAGAAAATGCCACCACCTAAAATCAAAACCGGACAGTAaagatgacaaaaataaaaaatggcatGTCTGGGGTACCAGCCTGCCTCCAAGCCAGGTCAATCACTTCCACACTGCTCGTCACCCTCCAATGGGACTGCACGGGAATTGGCCAAACCATAGTCAATACCAAAACATAACCTACGCACAAAAACAGCCCCAAGCTCCTTCATACAAGTCCCTTGATtctaagaaaaaaaagcaagCAAAAGTGGGCTATGATTGCATCTTTGGCAAGTTGACCTCACAAGTAGAATTTTTCCCAAAAGTATGAGCCATAATTGTTAAaattttgtttcagtgtttctgtGGCATCATCATCATTGAAGTAACATCAACCGTTCATGTGGGTATTATTGTTTAATGTCtaatagttttatttgtgtcaACAGGCTGACCAGTGCACAGGGCTGCAGGGCTTCCTGATCTTCCACTCATTTGGAGGAGGCACTGGCTCTGGCTTCACCTCTCTGCTGATGGAGCGTCTCTCAGTTGACTACGGCAAAAAGTCCAAATTGGAGTTTGCGATTTACCCAGCTCCACAGGTACAACTAATCTAAAAAACAGATTTAGTGCCCTGACCactgttgtagttgtgttaGTATTGATGCATTCCTCTCCCAGGTGTCCACTGCTGTGGTGGAGCCCTACAACTCCATCCTGACCACCCACACCACTCTGGAGCACTCCGACTGCGCCTTCATGGTGGACAATGAGGCCATCTATGACATCTGCCGCAGGAACCTGGACATTGAGCGTCCAACTTACACCAACCTCAACAGGCTGATCGGGCAGATTGTGTCCTCCATCACTGCCTCTCTGCGCTTCGATGGTGCTCTGAATGTGGATCTGACAGAATTTCAGACCAACCTGGTGCCCTACCCTCGTATCCACTTCCCTCTTGCCACCTACGCTCCAGTCATCTCTGCAGAGAAGGCCTACCATGAGCAGCTGTCTGTGGCTGAGATAACCAACGCCTGCTTTGAACCAGCCAATCAGATGGTCAAGTGTGATCCCCGTCATGGTAAATACATGGCCTGCTGTTTGTTATTTCGTGGAGATGTCGTTCCCAAAGATGTCAACTCTGCCATTGCCACTATCAAAACCAAGCGCACCATCCAGTTCGTAGACTGGTGTCCCACTGGGTTCAAGGTTGGCATCAACTACCAGCCACCCACAGTGGTGCCAGGAGGAGACCTGGCTAAAGTGCAGCGTGCAGTCTGCATGTTGAGCAACACCACAGCCATCGCTGAGGCCTGGGCACGTCTGGATCACAAGTTTGACCTGATGTACGCTAAGAGGGCCTTTGTGCACTGGTACGTGGGAGAGGGCATGGAGGAGGGCGAGTTCTCTGAGGCCAGAGAGGATATGGCTGCTCTGGAGAAGGATTATGAAGAGGTGGGCTTGGACAGCAttgagggagaaggggaggaggagggagaagagttTTAGTGTATCAGTGATGTGTTGGGGTAGCATAAACTTTTAAAGATGTACAATGTATAacaccaaaataaatataataaagtaaGTGTGGTCTCTATGTCCCTCATTGTCCCTTTAATGTGATAAGCATAAGCATGTAAATGCGATGCAGTGTGGATATTGTAGTCACTACGTTACATGCACAGCTAACTCTGAGTACGATCTGTTTTTTCATTAGCAATAAGACTTTGAAGCTATAATTGCTAATAAAGTTATCAGTAATTGATTGGTAGGTATGCAAGAATTGTGTTGTTCACAGGTTGCTTTCCGGAGCACATTGAATACACCATGACACCAGTAgttttttactttctttaaaaaaaatgctgtacctgattttttcttgGTTATCaataaaagctttataattagatgcaaacagcacacaaggggacatattttgacctcaagcgCTGCCTCagtgtctgtactggggcaaaacaagtttttttaacagacaaaaactgaaacaacaaccaacaaagaaacaacacaaatgagTACACATAATTTGTCCAAGCACAAATTATAAGTGATCCTTGCTCTgcgcagttgaatgcctctcctagttgTATACATGCAGTGTTAAGACTACCTTCTTAGTTCCATGTTTTCATGAATTTCAAAAATCCTGTTCAAATCGGAGTTGGTCAGAGATTGTTTTCTTGGTTGACTACCtaaagtaatgaagtaaaaaatatctaCTATGAAATTTACTGAAGTCAAGCACAGACACCTACATGACTTACTAAAGTAAAGGACTGTTACATTCCACTACTGTTTTTAACAAAGAGTAAGGTTATGAGTTACCTCTTTAGACTGTCCTGTCTTGCAGGATTTTCTTGCTAGACAGAATTACAAAAGTCATAAGACTAAAAAACATGTGTGCCCCCCTGTAAGCCTCCTACAGAAAAGAGATTCTTAactagggtgaccagattttcaaacttaaaaacTGGGATACCTGGGTTGCGATGGTTGatatgcataaaactgaaaagagcATGTAATAATGTCCATCCTCGACTCACTTGTGGGTCAGCATATAAGCAACTTCTTATATACTGACCCACCCGTCTTATCCTCATTTTCAAGCAGTTTTCAGTATTTTGGCTacacaaatgacaatatacCCCCCTCTTTACTGGTGGCAGGTATCAAATCGATCAAAAATAG
This genomic window from Periophthalmus magnuspinnatus isolate fPerMag1 chromosome 2, fPerMag1.2.pri, whole genome shotgun sequence contains:
- the LOC117381999 gene encoding tubulin alpha-1A chain-like translates to MRECISVHVGQAGSQIGNACWELYCLEHGIQPDGQMPSDKTIGGGDDSFNTFFSETGAGKHVPRAVFVDLEPTVIDEVRTGTYRQLFHPEQLITGKEDAANNYARGHYTIGKEIIDLVLDRIRKLADQCTGLQGFLIFHSFGGGTGSGFTSLLMERLSVDYGKKSKLEFAIYPAPQVSTAVVEPYNSILTTHTTLEHSDCAFMVDNEAIYDICRRNLDIERPTYTNLNRLIGQIVSSITASLRFDGALNVDLTEFQTNLVPYPRIHFPLATYAPVISAEKAYHEQLSVAEITNACFEPANQMVKCDPRHGKYMACCLLFRGDVVPKDVNSAIATIKTKRTIQFVDWCPTGFKVGINYQPPTVVPGGDLAKVQRAVCMLSNTTAIAEAWARLDHKFDLMYAKRAFVHWYVGEGMEEGEFSEAREDMAALEKDYEEVGLDSIEGEGEEEGEEF